CACCGTAGAGTCGCTTGCCGCGCAAGCAGACGCTCAGCGGTTCCAGGTCGAGGCAACCTACCTCACCCTATCGTCCAACATCGTCGCTGCCGCGATCCAGGAAGCATCGCTGCGGGGACAGATCAAGGCCACGCGGGCGATCGTCGCAAGTCAGCAGGAGTCCCTGGACTTGCTGCACAAGATGAACGCTCTGGGCGAGGTCAGCGATGTTGACGTCGCGGCGCAAGAAGCGGCGCTTGCACAGACAAAAGCTACGCTGGCGCCCCTTGAGAAGCAGTTGTCGCAACAACGAGATCTGGTTGCCGCGCTGGTTGGGCGCTTCCCCAGTGATCAGCCGTCGGCGACGTTCTCCCTGAAAGACCTGGTCCTGCCGACAGAACTGCCGGTCAGCCTGCCGTCGAAGTTGGTCGACCAACGTCCCGACGTGCGCGCGGCGGAAGAAAATATGCATGCGGCGAGCGCGCAAATCGGGGTGGCTATCGCTAACCGCCTGCCAAACGTGACTCTCACCGCAAATGCAGGCCGCACGGCGACGCAACTGAGCCAGATCTTTATACCGGGCAACGGTTATTGGGCGGTCGCATCCGCGCTGACGCAACCGATCTTTGACGCCGGAGTGCTTTTCCATCGGCAACAAGGAGCCGAGGCGGCATACGATCAGGCCCTCGAGCAATACCGCAGCACGCTTATCACAGCCTTCCAGAACGTCGCTGACGCGTTGGTCGCGCTTCAGCACGACGCCGATGCGTTGAAATCGAGCGTGGCGGCCGAGCGTGCGGCGGCACGGAGCCTTGAATTGGTCAAGGGCCAGCAGCGCCTTGGGGCGGTAAACTATCTGGCTCTTCTGAGCGCCGAGCAGACCTACCAGCAGGCAAGCATCAATCTGGTGCAGGCGCAGGCGGCGCGGTTTGCGGACACGGCGGCGCTGTTCCAGGCCCTCGGCGGCGGATGGTGGAACCGCTCGGATGTCGCCTTTAATACGCAGGCGCATGACGCCGGCCGCCAATAACGGGAGACGGTCGGATGTCCGGTACACTCATTATAATTGAGCTGGGTGGCTTTGTCGGGCTTCTGCTGTGGGGCACCCACATGGTCACGACAGGTGTCCAGCGTGGCTTTGGCGACGTGCTTCGAATTTGGCTGGAGCACAATCTCAGGAGCCGTTGGCGGGCCTTTCTTGCCGGCATCGGTATCACCGCGCTCCTGCAGAGCAGCACCGCGACAGGCCTTATGGCTTCCGCATTCACGGCGGACGGCCTCATTGGCCTGGGGCCCGCGCTCGTGGTGATGTTGGGCGCCAATCTGGGAACAACGCTCGTCACCCAGGTGCTGTCGTTCAACGCTGGCCTCATCGGACCGCCACTGGCGCTGCTTGGCGTCATGGTTTTCCGATCGGGCGATGACGATCGCCTTCGCAATGCAGGGCAAATCGCCATCGGCCTGGGACTCATGTTGCTGGCATTGTCCGGGATGGTGCATGAGCTTGCACCAATCGAGGACGCGCCTCTTCTGAAAAGCGTGCTCTCCGCCGTTGGCAGCGAACCGCTTCTGGCCGTTGCGGTCGCAACCATACTGACATGGGCTTGTCATTCCAGCGTCGCGGTCGTGCTGCTTGTCATTTCCTTGGCGGCGACTCAGACGCTCTCAGTACCCGGCGCATTGGCGTTCGTTGTCGGCGCGAATATCGGAGGTACTCTGCCGGCACTTCTCGAGGCCGGCTCGCCAATCGCCCGACGACTTCCGCTCGGCAACACGCTCATTCGGGTAGCCGGAGCGGTTGTCGCGCTGCCGCTGATATCGATTTGCGTACCACTGCTCGCGCATATCGATGCTGCGCCGTCGCGGATCGTCGTGAATTTCCACACCGCCTTCAACCTGCTCTTGGCGATCGTGTTCATTGGGCCGTCCGACTGGCTTGCCCGCTCGCTAATCCGCATCCTCCCCAATCCGCCGGCACCCAACGATCCTGGCAAACCA
This Beijerinckiaceae bacterium RH AL1 DNA region includes the following protein-coding sequences:
- a CDS encoding putative efflux pump outer membrane (ID:RHAL1_04094;~source:Prodigal:2.6) is translated as MTHQIRSRDVLNRGATGTALFLLATLVTGCAVGPDFQRQLAPDVVGYTPTPLPKVTASSQGIGGAQQRFVADLDIPGQWWTLFHSKALNALIEEGLANNHDIKAALAALRVARESVKAQVASGYPSVTGGVNASREKDATGSVASSEVNGAALYSLYTGQLSVSYVPDLFGLNRRTVESLAAQADAQRFQVEATYLTLSSNIVAAAIQEASLRGQIKATRAIVASQQESLDLLHKMNALGEVSDVDVAAQEAALAQTKATLAPLEKQLSQQRDLVAALVGRFPSDQPSATFSLKDLVLPTELPVSLPSKLVDQRPDVRAAEENMHAASAQIGVAIANRLPNVTLTANAGRTATQLSQIFIPGNGYWAVASALTQPIFDAGVLFHRQQGAEAAYDQALEQYRSTLITAFQNVADALVALQHDADALKSSVAAERAAARSLELVKGQQRLGAVNYLALLSAEQTYQQASINLVQAQAARFADTAALFQALGGGWWNRSDVAFNTQAHDAGRQ
- a CDS encoding Phosphate:Na+ symporter (ID:RHAL1_04095;~source:Prodigal:2.6), yielding MSGTLIIIELGGFVGLLLWGTHMVTTGVQRGFGDVLRIWLEHNLRSRWRAFLAGIGITALLQSSTATGLMASAFTADGLIGLGPALVVMLGANLGTTLVTQVLSFNAGLIGPPLALLGVMVFRSGDDDRLRNAGQIAIGLGLMLLALSGMVHELAPIEDAPLLKSVLSAVGSEPLLAVAVATILTWACHSSVAVVLLVISLAATQTLSVPGALAFVVGANIGGTLPALLEAGSPIARRLPLGNTLIRVAGAVVALPLISICVPLLAHIDAAPSRIVVNFHTAFNLLLAIVFIGPSDWLARSLIRILPNPPAPNDPGKPVYLEEAGLGAATVALANASRETLRMGDLVEAMLKGASDVFQQADARRAGEISRMDRSVDRLGAAIRSYLADLGNEQPLSDDSDGSRVQEILSAVINLEHVGDVVANSLLEFAVRRIKRGWPFSSDEQNLIASMIAEILESLRIGLAVFLTRDASQARRLVGRKSSLRRLEVRATELHVQWLRAAATTARADAGAGVARVAEEGSQFLRIVRDLRRVHSHIASLAYPILNNMGGESAAPASIGLGDRELEESELQSEQT